In Dermacentor silvarum isolate Dsil-2018 chromosome 10, BIME_Dsil_1.4, whole genome shotgun sequence, the genomic stretch ACATAACGTAATCTCTGAGTACCAATATGGTTTCCAAAAAAATAAGTCAGCAGAGCAAGCCCTTCTCGATATCAAAGATAAAATAATTGAGAATATTGAAGAACAGAAGGTTACACTTggtctttttttaaattttcggaAGGCTTTCGACTCGATTGATCATAAaatattattaaataaattagaAACCTACGGGGTACGTGCCGTCGCTAATGATTTAATAAGAAGTTATTTAACAAATCGAAACAAATTTGTTCAGATAAATTATGTTGCCTCTGACATTTTACCTATAAAGCAGGGTGTACCTCAGGGCTCGAAACTGGGCCCACTATTGTTCTTAATTTATGTAAACGATATTGTACGAATACCTGACTCACCCGACTtggcaatgtatgccgatgatacCAACGAATTTTTTACATCCAAGGACACTTCCGAACTTACTAATATTGTTAACGCGTATCTAAATCGCTTGTCAGTTTGGCTGAGAGAGAATAGTCTAGAATTAAATACTGCAAAGACAACATACATTTTATTCAGAGCTCGTAACAAGAACTTACCCAATCAGATGAacatttatttcaatgaaacgGCAATTAACCATGTCCAGGAACAAAAATTCTTAGGCGTATGGTTTGATGAACATTTATCCTGGGGTTGACATATAAGGATGCTTTGCAATGACCTGTCTAAATCTGTCGGTATCATTAATAGAATAAAGCATCTAATTCCGCTTTGGCTCAAACAACAGTTATACAATGCTCTTTTTTACTCTAAACTCTGCTACGGAGTCTTGGTATGGGGTACAACTTCAAAAATAAACTACAACAAATATTCTTTTACAGAAACGAATCCTTCGTatgtactgcaatcaccatggcCGTTTCGTAGACCTTGAAACAGCTTCATTATTTCAGCGCTACTCCCTTCTTCGAGCAGATAGAATATACTATAAGAAGCTTCTGGTCaccatacataaacaaaaattattcacCAAAACGAACAATGATGAAATATCTCGTTACCCTCTACGCCGGAAAACCAGGCACAttccaaaaacaagaacaaattatggaaaacaaacatTCTTATATAAATCGACAGAAATATTGAACAAGGTAGGAGAATTGTTAAATTTTAGCGCCTGTGAAAGCTCGTTCAAAAAAGAGCTTAGTGCATTATTACTCGCCGAAGATATTGCTTTCACTAGTTATTGATATTTGGTTTCTTTCACATctgtacgtatgcatgtatgacATGAAATGTTCATATATATAGGTACCATTTGtgctaatgcttttttttttgtttactcaatACAATGAAGAAATGTATGTTATCACCGCTGTTGTAACTTTGGCGGCTgggacctctgtcaggcctctgtgcctttagtcccagtctcccctcgtttgaacgagaaaataaagttcattcattcattcattcattcaaacacaaacatgaaatgcacagaacagacaagacctgatgcacttcgtgtttgtgtttcttccagtaacgctaaggtgttgtagagcacatttacaattaattggcattgcgtcacaaacctcttccagcaaaaatgttttgctttgcactcagctaaaaattcacttcacttggcaataaattatattctggcaGTATTGGGTatatttttcaacttgaaaacattgccacatacaatgctcatttccacatctctggcaatttttgtcttttgcagcgcaagcacctcctgcaaataggagggaagtcactgcgcgaggtggcatcgtatgccatgaaggctgtaatggcgcaccccgtccaagtgctttacagccttcatagcaggaaggggaagagggcattcatcaatttgaagttatgccggatagtcacaggtaaagcttcctcagtcatccttttgcatggttgaagtattgtgtataggctccgtacagtcaacaggcggcgctgctgcgccgcagcggtggcgcgatgctcagcgtcgcatgtggcgggcggcacaaaactgggaaggggggaagacagcgagatttcggaacaaCGTGtgcacgcctccgaaagccgcacgtatatccgcgatccgccttctttttttttgtgcgtgtgtgtacatGAAAgcacaagcgtggccctctgtgatgtcacaaatagtttttgcgggcttcaggcctattaaaggaatagacgattactttcacggtgcagcgttaaccagcggagacaagctctacggtgcgtcgcatgttgcttgtgtgaaagaagtggacgtcgtggacgttcacgcgaagtgccgttcgcaacagggaaagcaagtatacgacgtcatccttcacgtgagtaaagcttactgttatactaaaattgaagtcactaaactggcaccctgaaaatgTTGTAGTTGATCGATTTTtcatcgacgcctcactgttggcaatgcatgtcTCATTTCGCTCCGgtgcgttgtacgccgcggcctatcatttgatgtcGCTGttacactgttactttagattgtcatacagctcgatcaggaccgcgtgcagctacacacttactcgtaggctgtcgtcagcacagtcatgtcgagtgagctaaacgattcggattgttggatcgtgtggcagtgaccatgctatcctcgttgactcgtttgggacccagtcggagccacctgctgcgctgataaacaagatttattaactaggcgatcttaattgacatgacgcgaatgttcgttttcatcatgtacaatgatcgaggctcattagacCCCTTTTACAAGATACGATTTTGCTtacgaattcctttccttgcatacgcactttgcttttacaatgatgcatcgcaaatgtatatcacaagaaaaatcgcaccatgtgaaatcgcacctctcaagcgccagcggccgaaacgaagatcgtcgaattagtgctcgccagcacaaaataggcttccttggcataaaatattgctcatcgcacatgccagtaatatgctgatcataccgaatgctaagacaacggcaagcagtcgtcaaatcagcaaggtcgtgacaaatttcttttaaatgttcagcagctggccatggccgcaggcgtcgcacaacgagctgtgaaacgcgcatgtgtagcacgctttacagaacaaaatcttctcacaaatatcaaagacgCTGACacactttactctcctcacagctgcgatccatttctttcgccgctcgatctcataagacttgccaggaaacctgcacaactttatcccgggctggccttcgtggttgtgacagccctttacataaagcagcagtatcgccggttccacttgccttttttttcacctccgacgctagccgatgaagcgcatgccattgcaccgtcgcaacacgtataaaaaaaataaagtggctggtgaacaaagcaaaacggcttcaacagTGGCCGAGACGAAATGCAGCGCGTgggaaagaatactcatcgagccggccgagctgcggcgtccacttcccaacactgttgcgtcgctgcgccagatggcgccagagcagccgcaaacttagggtgcctcgatgcccagcgccgccgtccagggtggagacaaccccgctggcgccgccatattgtgtcacacgagctgagactcagctacgcttgcgttcataaagtgttactcgcggcgcgcttccaagtgctttgccttgatgaggatttttttatcggtgtcccatctgcatatctttataaccaatagccgttaactcgtcgaaggtcgaagacgtaaatgtatggcgccgggaacatgccccaagttgcctaattcaatcacatttaatatgccgtgtgtatgtttaaaatacgcactatttttttttgcgcttcgatgcttggtatataaggtttgcgaccccctgtgtgtggaagtttttctttttcgctgttgtattttggtttacacgtcacgcctcctttaccgtagccagccactcgcgcacggcggttagtttcccttgcgttgcgcgtgctcttcgcgttcgttgcaattatttgacgatatctacgcgcaatttttgcttttttgcccacaaaactatGTGTTGACatgattaagctggtgtaaaaataactgcgatgtgaaaataaggtttagttagtgctgtagagaaaaatgtaacgtaacttgtctgtgtcaatcttgcgtagtacacacaagaaatcaaacgatgcacaaaatgcatttacttataatgtctagtacaatcaatcatgaaagagatatatgtacatgaaaaattatatgtagtgtggcgcctgaaggttatgttgaaagacgagataaaaaaattaattcgcaaggtaggctcgacacacaattcgggatagagagagtttttttttatttattcattacatgggggggggggtcaagtgagtacatcaaccttattacacacaatataaatcgaaaacaagaatgcaaacaagaaaacgcaaccacgggtaatattaatcaagatatccggccagatatccagccagaatacatacatcagctaccatcgaatacgtcgcatcagccaaacacatcgatggcgagtacagaacatttcataaataaccattagaacactgataactacattgaaaaaataaacaacactgcatacatatcacgtacaaaaaccgtaaatgaaactaagacagtcaaatacagattagcaatgtttttcacttcgaaaatatagtccatgatgatgtagggctgttgactttaacagacggcgcccatcctgtcgatttccctcgtactggtcctcttcaaagtgtttctaagtacaggtaaaacaacaaaagtgattattgatatgaaaagttgccttgtaaatacagagaacccattacagtgcataaaaataaattttagcaaaAGCAATGCTGTATttcctcgcttcacacgtttcgaagaaatgcacaggctacaacagacaccatgccagaaagcgccgaaacattttggtcccatgatgccccttaactctactacacctgggcataccgtgcacaggcatttaaagaccgtcacagtacccactacgatcgggaatgagcacgaatgaccatcggcttacgatcaccacgctacaaatatgtacaagtctaaaaaatcagctatgtaacgtaacaccctgaggtccgcaagatatctcctgagaaatcagagaaaatcacaatgtttcgcttaccacgtacaaaacagccgctctccgcagacgaagcactgcgttctttagtcccaaataacaagtaccgaaaaaaaaagaaacaagagacacacacgatgtgtgcttcccgtgaaaaaggaaaataggtggcttacgtgacgattcgtagctaatgtaagactatttcgcggctaagcatcttcgtcagtccttaaaataagggtacagactgcgcccatcaaaacgaaaaaagcctatgcgacgcgcgctcgcaaaccatacgctactcagacagcatcggtgcagtgcttacttagttcgtgagagAATACTTTCTCTCGGATCAGAGAGTATTCtcggatcagagaatactttcttatttaaatgaaaaacacggcgcggtagtctaaacattcttgacacttacctcgcaaatgcaggagttatccgctgccttccagtgatcgcgctttacttgggcttcccatctcttccgtcgctctgggtcccgggggaagcgaaaacaacgcagtcctttacgcgtcgatccggcgcacttgggaacacaacagcccgtcatgtcgacacgatgcacttgatagcttgtcagtcatgcggctgaacactgtctagcaagtagaagcgtccgcgaagcatccgcgcgcactgtgcctcgaactcagcaccggcaccaagcaatcgcaacggctcgctgtgacacaatatggcgtcgcagcgagaaagcggcggcgcgggggcggtcaaaggttggcaccaccctgaacggcggcgctggcatcgaggcaccctatgcaaactcgactgtacggagcctatacagccgaactcctctacagcgaaatggcttgcataacaagaggttgtccttgccaaaatcgtgtctttcatataaattgtcaacttctacaacaaagaaatttgggcgtccctgttggctgatttcgtTTTTCACTATGAAAaccacatactcagtcaccactgcccttgcagaaattgcgaaagtgtgctctgcactagcaccaatggcagcttaggtgaattgcttgacgagcatgccgatgaattggatcacaccaggcagcttacacgtttagcatcagcgggtaagacagttgaatatgtctcggttagtaaagacatgATGTGAgcatcactgatgacgttaacactatgttagggtggaaaaacaagaatgtcaacgaaggcaacagggatgaagatcctgtaaatggatcaagaattttcatggcggggaaggcggtagcatttaattatccgcagcattacttttcctatcctgcatttcgccgctgagcatgctgtgaacctcgattcaataaggttggctccggttgcaaattctgtcagataaactgtgtgctaaagacagaaacttatttcactaagtctcttgaaggttttcttttgttgaatgtgtttgcatgctctattgtgggtgatctttacggtgcatgctgtatgtactaattgtggtctttgcatgtttgtgtgcagatgtcatctgtgcgaaacgggggggggggggcaacctgACACAAGCGCAGGACTTCAttaagtggttgccagggtctgtagacagcggtggtggcaggaagaggcgtttcacagaaacgtttgcagcagagcagcccgatgatccctcccttcggggcaggaatcattgcctgcccactgctgccctctccctgccccacccttgccctcaggtccctggcaagtccaccgtcggcccctcctgtccggctgctgcgGCCCCTgatccttcccctgctgcagcccctgccgcccctgcccctcctcctgctgctgcccctggagctgagcacccctactgatgcctgcatcagttcaagaattgtattgtaaatagtactgtaaatagtatactaaataaattatatttttgtttacgctttgcgtgtgtctgcaggaagtttccttcccgcacttatttccatcacattttcttcgctactaattgtataggcagtaagctagcatacaagcaacagaatggctgagtacaggctatgcttgaaacacactggatgcaaaatggctgagcaccggatattcttgaaactcattggatacaaaatggctaagcactgggtattcttgaaacacgttggatacagaaaggctgagcactggatgttcttgaaagACTGCATACAGGATGGCTGTGCACTGGCTCTATGTTGAACTACATTGGATTCAACAATGGCAgactgtacggccaatcttggctcgaacagtgggtggaccttggatcgggttgcactttgccatgatgccaggattgaaccaaagttcgtaccaatttctgcgagcattggaccatgcttggcccagtgctgtcgtgctgcctggggtagttttatcggctgcataaacttggacacattcgcttactaactgaattaagcgtggagtcatcgcgcacaagcaaacatgaatagatcacacttaatgaccgcagacaacgactctcaaaacgctggcagcaagcgcagccgccgcagcggccgaaggttcgtgcggtctatcgcttcaacggaaactgagcggcgaatgcacagcgcatgcacAGTCCACTGAGCTCCAGCGGAGCAGATAATCCAATCCCCTCCCCCTTCCCTATCATCCAGGCACCATCCACGAAAAGTGGAACCTACGAGCCTCGTATAGGGACGTGTCACTAagcgtggacagctgggctaCTTGGTTGTGATTAGCagtatgaaacatcgttccagcgcacaaataaacaagGACAAGACGAGAAAGACAAGAAGAACGGCGGACATCAACTCAACGACAGTTTATATCCGGCGCTCTTGTCTTTCTCTTGTCGTCCGTGTTTATTTCTGctctggaacgatgtttcataatgctagtGACATGTGAACCACCTGACACACGTCGCTACCTCACATTTCTCCACGAACCTTGGGTAGCGCAACTTTTTCTTCACTTCTACACCCTCAACGCTACACACACTCGATCGTTTCCTCGCTCACCCGCTTTACCCTCGCTCCCCTAAAAGTGAAccgtacctatatatactgtgccgaggagagtaTGTcgtcttgaaaaagacaagtccactcgGTGAAACGtcggctcctgctttcaccttgttctcgctTTGGTCATCGTCAATAACCGTGTGTATGCTGTGTAGTGGATCAATTAATTTGTGTTTAAATACAAACAATCAGCGGAAAATACAAATTTCAGCGCAAATACAATACAAACAATCAGCGGAAATACAATACAAATTTTAGCGGAAAATCGGCAGTGTTCGCTGCCGATTTTCCGCTGAAATGGCGCACATAGTTATTTTGTAGTTTGTTTAGAGAAATGGTATCTCACTCACAAAGTACAATGCGCGCAGACGTGGATTGCCCGATCCGGCACGCTCGCGAAGTAAAAAAAATCTTGTTTCCATTCCAttgcaaatattgcaattttcCATTTCTATGTGTTCGTCGACACGCTACATTGCAAATGAAGTGCATTTAGGGGCACACCTTTGCGAATTGCCAATAATCCCAGGTGTTCGATCCCCAAGAGACGAAATAACCTTTTGGGGTCGTCACAATTTTCCTAATTGTTGAGTAGCATACAAAAATCGCGCGTACGAATGAGTTTAAATAATTGCAACCTCGGCAAGGGCATATGACAAAGCAGCAAGGTACCCAAAGTTTCCATGTTGCGTTGAACGCGCGACCGTTTGGTTGCATTCTTTTCATGTCGGTTCTCCTGCAAGCATTTTCTGGTGCATCTTAAAAGGTTATCTTACCTCATCTGCCTATTAAATGTAACATGCGAAACGTGCCGGGTATCGTAATAAATTATCTCGATAGCATACTTACCTCCGTGGCTTGAATAAACAGCGTCATCAATTTGTGTTCGAATATTTCATCCTCGTTATCTCTACTTTGATGGGCACTTTTTTTCCTGCATAGCAACCAAACCTTGAATATGCTGTGCAATGTGCATCCTTGctgcacctgtattaaccctTGCTTCGGACGGTAATTAACTATACAGTTACATAGCATTTTTGGCTTGCTATAGTGGCGCAATAACAACTTACCCTCCCGCACATTCATCAAAACTCGTGCAACAATGCGAAAAGCAGGTACACAGTCAGTTCTTATGTTGATGAAATAGTAAAAGACGACACGTTAAAGATAAAGCAAATCAATACAGTGCACTGAAATCAGCCAGTTGCATCCCTTGCAGTGAATGATTGCATCCTTTAAGTATCAACGGTTCTTGCACGTCCACAGCTAATCAAGCTTGCAGAAGTATCCATACCTAATATTTGTTTCGAAAAGCAGTTTCTAATCAGTTTGTGACCAGATCATATAACGATATCCTGTCATTACTACCTTGATAAACAATGAAATACCATGCGACTTGcagaatattgttacggggagtatttaattaaccgtgaacggctagcgcttgcctagtcaagactgcacagagcgcacaggttccagcaggttttcagtccgacaagagagcctctgacccagccccactacaacgtctttgtctttgccattgctcgtgacattatccccggccgatgaagcaccgtcccggtgcttgttgtgatcaaaatggattatcacagttgtaaagtttgaggcgggaaacatgtacgatgtcagttcgcggtgcggcagtcgatgaggtggatgccatgggagatatctcataggtgacaggagtcacctggcgcagcacgcgatagggtccgacgtaccgcgacattaacttctCACACAGGCggacgcgacgagatgggagccagagaaggacgagagagcccggtggaaaatcagcaTCCCGGTGttgacgatcgtagatggccttttgtgcggtctgcgatgacgtgagccgagcgcgggctattGTGCGCGCGACGaacgcacgcgtgatgacatcttgcgcataggaagtcgtggacgtggaggccggatcagaagggagcaaggtgtcaaagggtagtaagggatggcgtccaaagagaagatagaagggtgagtagccggcagtttcatgacgcgatgagttgtatgcaaatgtgacgaacgggagcgcaacgtcccaatcatggtggtcatcggaaacgtacatggaaagcatgtcggtcagtgtacggtttaagcgttcggtgagtccattagtttgagggtgataggaggtcgtgaagttgtgatgagtagcacatgatcgaagtagatcgtcaaccacacgagacaggaagcagcgaccgcgatctgtgagtaggtgacgtggagcaccatgttggaggatgacgtcgtacagtaggaagtcggctacgtctgtggcgcagctggttggcaacgctcgagtaattgcaaatcgagtggtataatccgtagcgactgcaatccatatgttgcctttcgtggaaattggaaagggacccagcaagtccaggcccactcgatgaaatggctcggctggaacgtcaattggctgaaggagaccagcgggtagagtcgcaggtttcttccgacgctgacacaggtcacaagatgttacgtagcggcgaacggcccgataaaggcccttccagaaaaagcgtcgtcgtatgtgatcataagttctggagacgcctaagtgcccggaagtgggggcgtcatgaaactggatgaggacatccctgcgcagatgatgcgggacaacgagcaggagttcggcgccgtcggggtgcatgttgcggcggtaaagaacgttatcctgaagcaagaacatgttgagtgaagggtcgatggtgccagattgcagacggtcaataatagagagcaacgatggatctctacgttgttcgtcggccatatggatgaagtctgttatcgccaagacacaggtgtcggagtctgtttcagtggagtcgggtggttcaacgggatggcgggagaggcagtcggcgtcgttgtgtaacttgccagatttgtacactaccgagaacgtgtactcctgtaaccgtaatgcccaacggccgagccttcctgtggggtctttaagtgtcgagagccagcagagcgcatggtggtctgttatgaccacgaacggccgtccatataggtacggacggaatttcgcgacagcccagacgacagctaggcactcccgctcagtaatggtgtaattcttctccgacggtgacagaagacgactagcatacgcgatcacacggttgacttcgttctgtgtttgggcgaggatagcaccaattccatggccgcttgcgtcggtgcgaagttctgttctagcagccgggtcaaaatgagccagcacaggtggtgaagtgagggcagaaatcaacgacgcaaaggcaGTCGCTTGTTCCGcaccccaagaaaaggccgcatcctttttgagtaggtccatgaggggtcgagcaatgtccgcgaagttgagaacaaagcggcgaaagtaggagcagagcccaagaaagctgcgtacttcttgcgtggaccgtggaagcgggaagtcgcggacggcacggaccttgtcagggtccggttgtacgccagtagcgtcgactaggtgtccaagtaatttgatctggcagcgcccaaaggtacacttagatgaattgagctggaggccagaacgccgaaataggtcgagaatggccgacagacgagggaggtggctgtcaaagctgggcgagaaaactattacgtcatccagataacaaagacaggttgaccatttcagaccacgtagaagagtgtccatcatgcgttcaaaagttgcaggagcattacacaaaccaaaaggcataaccttaaattggtagaggccgtcgggtgtgatgaatgcggtcttctcgcggtcgcgctcatcgacggcaatttgccagtatcccgagcggaggtctagcgacgagaaatatttggcaccatggaggcagtcgagcgcatcatcaattcggggaagaggatacacatccttcttcgtcacccgattgagatggcgataatcgacgcaaaaccgccagctgtcgtccttctttttcacaagcactacaggggatgcccaggggctagaagaaggctcgatcacatctttatctagcattttatcaacctccttttggatgacttggcgctcagagtgagacactcggtaagggtgcttgtgaagggggctggcgtctccagtgtcgatgcggtgggccacgacttgtgtacggcctaatggagtgttctcaacatcaaatacgtcaaggtacgaaaataggacaccacggagtgcttcactttgggacggtaagaggtcgggggatatcattttgtccagaagtgcctgggttggcgccggtatgacaggttgggtcatgggctcagcgtcagcagtgaatgaagaaacagtacattcttccagaggtgacagttcggctagtgaaattccttgaggaagaatatgggtcgaagtagaaaagttgaggactggaagcagcgttctgttgttggcaacaaccactatggtatgaggaagcgcgatgttgcgcgagaggatcaggtctgtgaggggagcgaccacatattcatcATCAGGGaccggtgacataaggacgtaggtagcagcctgcgcgggtagtcgtagaaactccatggaacgtaggcgactgtgacttgatgcggcgtaatcaggacacaatggcagttcgagccgcaa encodes the following:
- the LOC125940671 gene encoding translation initiation factor IF-2-like, encoding MKAVMAHPVQVLYSLHSRKGKRAFINLKLCRIVTDVICAKRGGGGNLTQAQDFIKWLPGSVDSGGGRKRRFTETFAAEQPDDPSLRGRNHCLPTAALSLPHPCPQVPGKSTVGPSCPAAAAPDPSPAAAPAAPAPPPAAAPGAEHPY